The genome window TTTCTCTTGCAGGCCCGCAAGTGAAAAATCCTCGTTTAGTGCGTACTCGTCTTGGTGCAAATCTTTCTCAATTAACTGCGAACGAGTTAAATTCAGGTGAAAATCGTGTGATTTCAGGTTCGGTCTTAAGCGGTGCAACGGCAACCGGTCCGGTTGATTATTTAGGTCGCTATGCGTTACAAGTTTCCGTACTTGCTGAAGGTCGTGAGAAAGAGTTTATTGGTTGGATTATGCCGGGTTCGGATAAATTCTCTATTACTCGTACCGTGTTAGGTCACTTTAGTAAAAAACTATTTAACTTCACGACAGCTGTTCATGGCGGTGAGAGAGCGATGGTTCCAATCGGTGCCTATGAACGTGTAATGCCGTTAGATATTATTCCTACGTTATTACTTCGTGATTTAGCCGCTGGCGATACCGATTCTGCACAAAACTTAGGTTGCTTAGAGCTAGATGAAGAAGATTTAGCATTATGTACTTATGTTTGCCCGGGTAAAAATAACTACGGTCCGATGTTACGTCTTTGCGTTAGAGAAGATCGAGAAGGAAGGTTAAGAAAATGGGTTTAAAAAATCTTTTTGAAAAGATGGAACCTGCGTTTCACAAAGGTGGAAAATATGAGAAATGGTATACGCTTTTTGAAGCAACATATACCATTCTTTATACACCGGGTACGGTAACTCGTAAAGATTCACACGTACGTGATGCGTTAGATTCTAAACGTATGATGATTATCGTATGGTTAGCATTATTCCCAGCAATGTTCTGGGGGATGTATAACGTTGGTCATCAAGCATTATTAGCTACGAATCATTTAGGTACATTAGCCGATACGATTGCAAATAACTGGCATTATGGCTTTGCTGATGCGTTAGGCGCAACCTTAACCGCTGATGCAGGTTGGGGCAGTAAAATGTTCCTTGGTGCAACTTATTTCCTTCCAATCTACTTAACGATTTTCTTAGTAGGTGGTTTCTGGGAAGTTGTATTTGCAATGGTGCGTAAACATGAAATTAATGAAGGTTTCTTCGTTACTTCTATTTTATTAGCATTAATTGTTCCTCCAACATTACCATTATGGCAAGCAAGACTTGTCGCAACATTCGGTGTTGTGGTTGCAAAAGAGGTATTCGGTGGCGTAGGTAAAAACTTTATGAACCCGGCATTAGCGGGTCGTGCGTTTTTATTCTTTGCATATCCAGGTCAAATTTCTGGTGATTTAGTGTGGACGGCAAGAGACGGATTCTCTGGTGCGACAGCACTTTCACAATGGGCACAAGGCGGACAAGGTGCGTTAAAACACGTTGTAACCGGTCAAGAAATTACTTGGATGGATGCCTTCTTAGGTAATATTCCAGGAACAATCGGTGAAGTTTCAACACTTATGTTAATCATTGGTGCCGCAATTATCGTATTCACTCGCATTGCTTCATGGCGAATTATTGCCGGTGTAATGGTTGGTATGGTCGCGACTGCGACTGTATTTAATCTAATCGGTTCAAACACAAACCCTCTATTCTCAATGCCATGGCATTGGCACTTAGTGTTAGGTGGTTTCGCATTAGGTATGTTCTTTATGGCAACAGACCCTGTATCAGCGGCATTTACTAATAAAGGTAAATGGTGGTACGGTGCGTTAATCGGTGTGATGTGTGTTGTTATCCGTGTAGCAAACCCGGCATATCCGGAAGGTATGATGTTAGCAATTTTATTCGCTAACTTATTTGCTCCGATCTTCGACTATTTAGTCGTTCAAGGCAACATCAAACGTAGAAAAGCGAAGGCGGCATAAAAATGGCTAAATTTAATAAAGATAGCGTAAGCGGTACTTTAACCGTTGTTGTGTTATTAAGTTTAATCTGTTCTCT of Actinobacillus arthritidis contains these proteins:
- a CDS encoding NADH:ubiquinone reductase (Na(+)-transporting) subunit B, producing MGLKNLFEKMEPAFHKGGKYEKWYTLFEATYTILYTPGTVTRKDSHVRDALDSKRMMIIVWLALFPAMFWGMYNVGHQALLATNHLGTLADTIANNWHYGFADALGATLTADAGWGSKMFLGATYFLPIYLTIFLVGGFWEVVFAMVRKHEINEGFFVTSILLALIVPPTLPLWQARLVATFGVVVAKEVFGGVGKNFMNPALAGRAFLFFAYPGQISGDLVWTARDGFSGATALSQWAQGGQGALKHVVTGQEITWMDAFLGNIPGTIGEVSTLMLIIGAAIIVFTRIASWRIIAGVMVGMVATATVFNLIGSNTNPLFSMPWHWHLVLGGFALGMFFMATDPVSAAFTNKGKWWYGALIGVMCVVIRVANPAYPEGMMLAILFANLFAPIFDYLVVQGNIKRRKAKAA